AAATTGCGATAACCGCTTGACTTCAAGTCGCACTTTCGCTGCGTAGTTTCAGTCTCGCGGCTGCCGGCGGGCGGGAGATGGGACCTCAGCCCTTGTCGCCCTCGACCACACCCAGCGCCGTCTGCGCCCGATCCTCGTAGCTCTTGCGCTTGGCGGCGTCGAACTCGAGGAACACGTTCTCCAACCCGAGTTTCCTGTTCATCCACCGACGCCCGCGCGGGCCGAGCAACTGCGCGGCCTGCGCGGTGAACCGCAGGAACGGCGGCACCGACACGTGGGTCTTCGGCTTGTCCAGTGTCTTGATGATCGCCGCCGCGATGTCCTCGGGCTCGACGGGCTTGGTGCCGGGGGTCTCCGCCGTCCCGGAGATGAGCTCGGTCCGGGTGAACGGCGGCATCACCACCGACACGTGCACGCCGTGCGGAGCCATCTCGTCGGCCAACGCCGCCGACAGCCCCACCACACCGAACTTCGCGCCCACGTACACCACCTGACCCGGCACCGGGATCACCCCGGACAGCGACGCGATGTTGATGACGTGGCCGCGTCCGCGGGCGACCATATCCGGCAGCGCCAGCTGGCAGCCCGCGATCACTCCGTAGAGGTTGACCTCGATCGACGACCGGATCGACTGCTCCGACTGGTCGAGGAACGGCCCGATCGGCATCACGCCGGCGTTGTTGATCAGCACGTCGATGTGCCCGCCGCCGTCGGTGCGGGCCTTGTCCAGGAACGTCGCGAACGATTCACGGTCGGTCACGTCGAGCGGGTAACCCGACACCTGTCCCAGCTTCGTCAGCTGGGCGACCGCAGACTCCTGCAGCGCCACCTCGCGGTCGCCGATGACGACGCGGGCGCCGCGGGCGAGCAGGGCCTTGGCGGTGGCGTAACCAATACCGCGAGCGGCGCCCGTGATCGCGATGGTCTTGCCCCGTATGTTGTCCATGTCGCCGGACTTTACAGGTGTCAAGTTTTGATCGGAAGAGGGTCTGAAAGGGTGTGCCGATGACCGAGGGCCTGCGGTTCGTGGCAGTGGATCAGCAGGACCCACTGGCCGAGCCCCTGCTCGGCGAACTCGCGGTCGAATACGCCGACCGCTACGACGGACGGGCCGAGGCGGTCCTGGCGTGGCTGCGCCGCTATCCAGCCGAGGAGTTCGCACCGCCCGACGGCGCCATGCTCATCGGCCTGCTGGGCGACACACCCGTCACCGGTGGCGCGTTTCGACGATTCGACGCCGCGACCGCCGAACTCAAACGCATCTGGACCGACAGCGCATACCGTCGGCGTGGTTTCGCCCGTGCGCTCCTGGCCGCCCTGGAGACCGAGATCGCCGCGCGCGGCTACCGGAGGATCTACTTGACGACCGGCGACCGCCAGCCCGAGGCCGAGGCCCTCTACCTCGCGACCGGGTACGAGCGGCTGCCCGAACCGCTGCCCGCTGAGGACGAGGTGTATCCAGTGGCGTTCCTCAAGACCCTGCCGTGAGGACGGCCTCGGTGGTGTGCGGGCTGTGCCTGACGGTGGTGTTCCTGCTGGGCTACCGGATCCTCACCTGAGCGCGAGCCGCGCCGCGCGTGCGGCCTCGCAGACCGAACCCCGCCACAGCGGGCCGTGCCCGGGCAGCAGGACCTCGGCGTCGAGCGTCTCCAGCGCCGCGAGGCTGCGCACGCACCCCGCCTGGTCGTGGTTGAACACTGCGGGCAGCAACTGCGGGCGGGTGTCGGTGAGCAGCGGGTGGCCGGTCACCAGGGCGTCGCCGCTGATGAGCACGCCGTCGACCAGGTAGGAGCAGTGGCCGCCGGTGTGCCCGGGGGTGGGGATCGCCTTCGGCGTCCCCGGCAGCGCCGCCGCCGCCTGCTCGGTCAGCGCCTGCGCGGTCGGGATGCCGCCGCGCTGCAGGCCGCCCTTGCGGCTGATCGTCAGCGTCCACTTCAGCCAGCGTGGCTGCCAGACATTCCTGGCCACGTCGACCGGCGAGACCTGCTCGAGGTAGTCGCGCCTGGCGTGACCCACCTCGTCGAGGTGGGCGTACACCGGCACGCCGTGGGTCTCGGCGAACCAGATCGCCGAACCGAAGTGGTCGACGTGGGCGTGGGTCAACAGGATCGCCCGGATGTCGGCGATCCCGAAACCCAACCGCCGCACCGAATCCACGACATCGTCGCGGTGGCCGGGAAAGCCGGTGTCGATCAGCAGCACACCGCCACCGTCGGTCACCAGCGTCCAGTTCACCAGGTCGGTCTGCGCCAGATGGACACGGTCGGTAACGGCCGTGACGACTGCTGCCATGCCGCGAGTCTAGGGAAGGGGAGTAGAAATTAGATGTGGCTGAACTCAAACTCGGATACAAGGCGTCGGCGGAGCAGTTCGCGCCGCGTGAACTCGTCGAACTCGCGGTGGCGGCCGAAGAGCACGGGATGGACAGCGCGACGGTCAGCGACCATTTCCAGCCGTGGCGCCACGAGGGCGGCCACGCCCCCTTCTCGCTGGCGTGGATGACGGCCGTCGGTGAGCGCACGGAGCGTCTGCAGCTCGGCACGTCGGTGCTGACCCCGACCTTCCGCTACAACCCCGCCGTCATCGCGCAGGCATTCGCGACGATGGGCTGCCTGTACCCCGACCGCATCTTCCTCGGCGTGGGCACCGGAGAGTCGCTCAACGAGATCGCGACCGGCTACGAAGGCGAGTGGCCGGAGTTCAAGGAGCGTTACGCGCGGCTGCGCGAATCGGTGCGGCTGATGCGCGAACTCTGGCTCGGCGACCGGGTCGACTTCGACGGCGAGTTCTACAAGACGAAGGGCGCCTCGATCTACGACGTGCCCGAGGGCGGCATCCCGATCTACATCGCCGCGGGCGGGCCTCAGGTGGCCAAGTACGCCGGCCGCGCGGGCGACGGCTTCATCTGCACCTCGGGTAAGGGCGAGGAGCTCTACCGGGAGAAGCTCATCCCGGCCATGCGTGAGGGCGCGGAGGCGGCGGGTAAGAACCCCGA
Above is a window of Mycolicibacterium baixiangningiae DNA encoding:
- a CDS encoding GNAT family N-acetyltransferase; amino-acid sequence: MTEGLRFVAVDQQDPLAEPLLGELAVEYADRYDGRAEAVLAWLRRYPAEEFAPPDGAMLIGLLGDTPVTGGAFRRFDAATAELKRIWTDSAYRRRGFARALLAALETEIAARGYRRIYLTTGDRQPEAEALYLATGYERLPEPLPAEDEVYPVAFLKTLP
- a CDS encoding MBL fold metallo-hydrolase, yielding MAAVVTAVTDRVHLAQTDLVNWTLVTDGGGVLLIDTGFPGHRDDVVDSVRRLGFGIADIRAILLTHAHVDHFGSAIWFAETHGVPVYAHLDEVGHARRDYLEQVSPVDVARNVWQPRWLKWTLTISRKGGLQRGGIPTAQALTEQAAAALPGTPKAIPTPGHTGGHCSYLVDGVLISGDALVTGHPLLTDTRPQLLPAVFNHDQAGCVRSLAALETLDAEVLLPGHGPLWRGSVCEAARAARLALR
- the fgd gene encoding glucose-6-phosphate dehydrogenase (coenzyme-F420), with amino-acid sequence MAELKLGYKASAEQFAPRELVELAVAAEEHGMDSATVSDHFQPWRHEGGHAPFSLAWMTAVGERTERLQLGTSVLTPTFRYNPAVIAQAFATMGCLYPDRIFLGVGTGESLNEIATGYEGEWPEFKERYARLRESVRLMRELWLGDRVDFDGEFYKTKGASIYDVPEGGIPIYIAAGGPQVAKYAGRAGDGFICTSGKGEELYREKLIPAMREGAEAAGKNPDDVDRMIEIKISYDTDPELALENTRFWAPLSLTAEQKTNIHDPLEMEKAADELPIEQVAKRWIVASDPDEAVAKVKDYVDWGLNHLVFHAPGHDQRRFLELFQRDLEPRLRKLA
- a CDS encoding SDR family oxidoreductase, coding for MDNIRGKTIAITGAARGIGYATAKALLARGARVVIGDREVALQESAVAQLTKLGQVSGYPLDVTDRESFATFLDKARTDGGGHIDVLINNAGVMPIGPFLDQSEQSIRSSIEVNLYGVIAGCQLALPDMVARGRGHVINIASLSGVIPVPGQVVYVGAKFGVVGLSAALADEMAPHGVHVSVVMPPFTRTELISGTAETPGTKPVEPEDIAAAIIKTLDKPKTHVSVPPFLRFTAQAAQLLGPRGRRWMNRKLGLENVFLEFDAAKRKSYEDRAQTALGVVEGDKG